From one Culex quinquefasciatus strain JHB chromosome 3, VPISU_Cqui_1.0_pri_paternal, whole genome shotgun sequence genomic stretch:
- the LOC6039561 gene encoding calcium/calmodulin-dependent protein kinase type 1G: MSSKIESVSGRKTAQEHVKTLGYRFVARLGEGTFSKVYLTEYTSPNAVGVEKLACKLIDTAVCSAKFRRKFLPRELAVLLRVRHPHIIRIQAIVKCHSKIFIFMRYAELGDLLTFILAHGAIGESQSRIWGRQVGLALQYLHESGIAHRDLKCENILITTNFNVKLSDFGFARHVMRSHEVELSSTYCGSFDYASPEILKGTPYNPKASDMWAYGVLLYVMLNKSMPFKGRTKAVYELQLARKWQFRSRVRSKLSHQVKSLVTNLLEPNPTIRYTIDETLINDWFMDVPKLRALNPDEFVCLAEARSVTRACSSDVLHVQSKLRQSGSDVITTIKQVEQRDAPQFKSNLSLKTSTILLLQDDSTVNDAPPDDEDRPEPADEPDDPQQQPSPDDTRSKSRRIRTYRVPPDEDKSFLHPATVSSVPCRVCVLQNDGTVTLTEGQRTTSQHRCGFGSRSSCTRKEDRNATRCKRQWDGSQIQLRRGHCADGKGLLQAPVGRFRKVWLRRGIPKRSVSLKSQCDTPTKVILAASAEEPREEKSVSLTSKCDTPIRSVFAASANPEEKVCELTCCKSQQNSAESIDRTLPLLCRHERDHGGVTDSRET, from the exons ATGAGTTCCAAAATTGAATCCGTGTCGGGAAGGAAGACAGCACAGGAGCACGTTAAGACGTTGGGATATCGGTTTGTGGCGCGATTGGGCGAAGGGACGTTCTCCAAG GTTTACCTTACTGAGTACACAAGCCCGAACGCAGTTGGTGTTGAAAAGCTAGCTTGCAAGCTGATTGACACAGCGGTGTGCAGTGCCAAGTTCCGGCGCAAGTTCTTACCGCGAGAACTGGCGGTTCTGCTACGAGTCCGCCATCCGCACATCATCCGGATCCAGGCGATCGTCAAATGTCACTCGAAGATCTTTATATTTATGCGGTACGCCGAACTGGGCGACCTGTTGACCTTTATCCTTGCCCATGGAGCTATTGGCGAGAGTCAGAGCAGGATATGGGGACGCCAAGTCGGACTTGCATTGCAATACCTGCACGAATCCGGGATAGCACACCGGGATCTCAAGTGCGAGAACATCTTGATCACCACGAACTTCAACGTCAAATTGAGCGACTTTGGATTTGCACGGCACGTGATGCGAAGTCACGAGGTGGAACTGAGCAGCACCTACTGCGGATCGTTTGACTACGCCTCGCCGGAGATCCTCAAGGGGACGCCCTACAATCCCAAAGCATCCGACATGTGGGCCTACGGAGTACTCCTCTACGTTATGCTCAACAAATCGATGCCCTTCAAAGGTCGTACAAAGGCAGTCTACGAGCTCCAGTTGGCTCGCAAGTGGCAGTTTAGATCGCGAGTCCGCAGCAAGCTATCCCACCAGGTCAAATCCCTAGTCACGAACCTGCTAGAACCAAACCCaaccattcgttacaccatCGACGAAACGCTCATCAACGACTGGTTTATGGACGTCCCCAAACTCCGCGCCCTCAACCCGGACGAGTTCGTGTGCCTAGCCGAGGCCCGCTCCGTAACCCGAGCCTGTTCCAGCGACGTGCTGCACGTCCAATCGAAGCTGCGCCAGTCCGGCAGCGACGTCATTACGACCATCAAGCAGGTCGAGCAACGAGACGCGCCCCAATTTAAATCCAATTTGTCACTAAAGACGTCCACCATCCTACTGCTGCAAGACGACTCCACGGTCAACGATGCACCACCTGACGACGAAGACCGCCCTGAACCCGCCGACGAACCAGATGATCCCCAGCAGCAACCTTCGCCAGATGATACCC GTTCGAAATCGCGACGGATTCGAACTTACCGCGTTCCTCCGGATGAGGATAAGAGCTTCCTCCATCCCGCGACCGTTTCGAGTGTTCCGTGCCGTGTTTGTGTCCTGCAGAACGACGGAACGGTAACGCTGACGGAAGGTCAACGGACCAC TTCGCAGCACCGCTGCGGATTTGGCAGTCGCTCCAGCTGCACACGGAAAGAAGATCGGAACGCGACCCGCTGCAAGCGTCAGTGGGACGGTTCGCAAATCCAGCTGCGTCGAGGCCACTGCGCTGACGGAAAGGGCCTGCTGCAAGCGCCAGTAGGAAGGTTCCGGAAGGTGTGGCTGCGACGAGGCATCCCGAAGAGAAGTGTTTCGCTGAAGAGCCAGTGTGACACCCCGACCAAAGTGATTCTTGCTGCAAGCGCAGAAGAACCCCGAGAAGAAAAAAGTGTCTCGCTTACAAGCAAGTGTGACACCCCGATCAGAAGTGTTTTTGCTGCAAGCGCAAATCCCGAAGAAAAAGTGTGCGAGTTGACCTGCTGCAAGAGCCAGCAAAATTCTGCAGAATCCATTGACCGAACGCTGCCGCTGCTGTGTCGCCACGAGCGCGACCACGGCGGAGTAACCGATTCCCGAGAGACCTGA